From one Flavobacterium kingsejongi genomic stretch:
- a CDS encoding aspartate-semialdehyde dehydrogenase — MRVAVVGATGMVGEIMLKVLAERKFPVTELIPVASERSVGKEIEFNGKKYTVVSLETAVAMQPQIALFSAGGDTSLEWAPKFAAAGTTVIDNSSAWRMDASKKLVVPEINAATLTKEDKIIANPNCSTIQMVLALAPLHKKYTIKRIVVSTYQSITGTGVKAVKQLENEYASIKGEMAYPYPIHRNAIPQCDSFEANDYTKEEMKLVRETQKILDDKTIAVTATAIRIPVVGGHSEAVNVEFKNDFEVTDIRKILHDTPGVVVQDNPDTKTYPMPIYAEGKDDVFVGRIRRDESQPNTLNMWIVADNLRKGAATNTIQIAEYLVAHQLV, encoded by the coding sequence ATGAGAGTTGCAGTTGTAGGGGCTACCGGAATGGTAGGCGAAATTATGCTGAAAGTATTGGCCGAGAGAAAATTCCCGGTTACGGAATTAATTCCAGTAGCTTCCGAGCGATCGGTAGGGAAGGAAATCGAGTTCAATGGAAAAAAATACACAGTAGTCAGTCTGGAAACTGCGGTGGCTATGCAACCCCAGATTGCTCTTTTTTCAGCGGGTGGCGACACCTCACTGGAGTGGGCTCCAAAATTTGCAGCAGCAGGAACTACGGTAATCGACAATTCTTCTGCCTGGAGAATGGATGCCAGCAAAAAACTGGTTGTTCCGGAAATCAACGCGGCAACACTGACGAAGGAGGACAAGATTATCGCCAACCCTAACTGTTCTACCATACAAATGGTATTGGCACTGGCGCCACTACACAAAAAATATACGATCAAACGAATTGTGGTATCCACGTACCAGTCCATTACAGGAACAGGCGTTAAAGCGGTAAAACAACTCGAAAATGAATATGCTTCCATCAAAGGAGAAATGGCCTATCCGTATCCGATCCACAGAAATGCGATCCCACAATGTGACTCTTTTGAAGCAAACGACTACACCAAAGAGGAAATGAAGCTTGTTCGCGAAACCCAAAAAATCCTGGATGACAAAACCATTGCTGTTACAGCAACGGCTATCCGTATTCCGGTGGTTGGCGGGCACAGTGAAGCGGTAAACGTCGAATTTAAAAATGATTTCGAGGTAACCGATATCCGAAAAATCCTGCACGATACCCCAGGCGTGGTAGTTCAGGACAACCCGGATACCAAAACCTACCCGATGCCGATATATGCCGAAGGGAAAGATGATGTTTTTGTAGGAAGAATTCGCCGTGATGAAAGTCAGCCCAACACGCTCAACATGTGGATTGTCGCTGATAACCTCCGCAAAGGTGCTGCTACCAACACCATACAAATTGCAGAATACCTTGTGGCACATCAGTTAGTGTAA
- a CDS encoding bifunctional UDP-N-acetylmuramoyl-tripeptide:D-alanyl-D-alanine ligase/alanine racemase gives MSLNIQNIIPAIGAQFSGNPDATIDTVSIDSRSLQNNSGTLYFALSGQNHDGHEYLEELLSKGVYNFVVTQYPEQLKGKANFLVVHNTLEALQLFAAYYRNAFDFPIIGVTGSNGKTIVKEWLNFLLSPEYNIIRSPKSYNSQVGVPLSIIGINEKHNLGIFEAGISLVGEMAKLEVLIRPTIGVLTNIGSAHNEGFQSREQKISEKLKLFKDAEILIYAKNPEVDALIPAGTKTWSWSFTDPNADVQISQKGTQLHIHTSQHTFTVTLPFQDSSSVENAITCLMVLLYFGYSPAVIQERLQLLYPVEMRLKVKNGINNTTLIDDSYNSDYQSLKIALDFLENQKQHQKKTVILSDIFQSGWSNPTLYETVAALFSSNQIDRIIGIGDQITTHAHYFSNITTYATTADFFEAYDPLDFENETILIKGARPFHFEEIVFRLEEKTHETVLEINLNAISHNLNFFKSKLQPGIKLMVMVKAFGYGSGSFEIARLLEYHKVDYLGVAFADEGIALRNAGITMPIMIMNPETPSFSAIINFGLEPEIYSVKELHAFLRVAAQHNVSDYPIHIKLDTGMHRLGFEAKDLDTLIAVIKDNPRVSIKSVLSHLATSDEPEQRDFTLSQIARFDLLSSQLLSALHIQPLRHILNTSGISNFPHGQYDMVRLGIGLYGVSNDENETKYLENVGTLKSVISQIRTIEAGESVGYGRKFIASATTVIATIPIGYADGIRRSWGNEVGYLIVNHQKAPIVGNICMDMLMINITGIACHEGDTVTIFGENPSVTIMAKALGTIPYEILTSISQRVKRVFYRE, from the coding sequence ATGAGCCTAAACATCCAAAATATCATCCCGGCCATCGGGGCGCAATTTTCAGGAAATCCTGATGCCACTATCGATACCGTTTCTATTGACAGCCGTTCGCTACAAAATAATTCCGGCACCCTCTACTTCGCCCTTTCCGGACAAAATCATGACGGGCATGAATATCTGGAAGAGCTCTTGTCTAAAGGCGTCTACAATTTCGTGGTTACCCAGTATCCGGAGCAGCTCAAAGGAAAAGCGAACTTCCTGGTTGTCCACAATACCCTTGAGGCACTACAGCTGTTTGCCGCATATTACCGTAATGCATTTGATTTCCCCATTATTGGCGTCACCGGCAGTAACGGCAAAACAATTGTCAAAGAATGGCTTAATTTCCTGCTGAGTCCGGAATATAATATCATCCGAAGCCCTAAAAGCTATAATTCTCAGGTAGGCGTACCACTTTCCATTATTGGGATTAATGAAAAACATAACCTTGGGATTTTTGAAGCTGGAATTTCTTTAGTGGGCGAAATGGCCAAACTGGAAGTCCTGATTCGTCCCACCATTGGCGTACTCACCAATATCGGATCGGCTCATAATGAAGGGTTTCAAAGCCGCGAACAGAAAATCAGCGAGAAACTGAAACTTTTTAAAGACGCTGAAATCCTGATCTATGCTAAAAATCCAGAAGTGGATGCCCTAATTCCTGCCGGAACAAAAACCTGGAGCTGGAGTTTTACCGATCCCAATGCCGATGTACAGATCAGCCAGAAAGGGACGCAACTCCATATCCACACAAGCCAACATACGTTTACCGTAACGTTGCCTTTCCAGGACAGTTCGTCTGTAGAAAATGCGATTACCTGCCTGATGGTGTTGTTGTATTTCGGCTATAGTCCGGCAGTGATCCAGGAACGACTGCAACTGCTTTATCCGGTTGAAATGCGCCTTAAAGTCAAAAATGGCATCAATAACACTACTCTTATTGATGACAGTTATAATTCCGACTATCAATCGCTGAAAATTGCCCTTGATTTCCTGGAAAACCAAAAACAACATCAGAAAAAGACCGTCATCCTCTCCGATATTTTTCAGAGCGGCTGGTCGAATCCTACGCTATACGAAACAGTAGCAGCCCTCTTTTCTTCGAATCAGATTGACCGTATCATCGGGATCGGGGATCAGATCACTACGCATGCCCATTACTTTTCCAATATCACCACTTATGCTACTACGGCTGATTTTTTTGAGGCCTATGATCCGCTTGATTTTGAAAACGAAACCATCCTGATCAAAGGAGCGCGCCCTTTTCATTTTGAAGAGATTGTATTTCGCCTTGAAGAAAAAACACACGAAACGGTTTTGGAGATTAACCTGAATGCTATTAGCCATAACCTCAATTTCTTCAAATCCAAATTACAACCGGGCATCAAACTGATGGTCATGGTAAAAGCTTTTGGCTATGGCAGCGGCAGTTTTGAAATTGCCCGGCTGTTGGAATACCACAAAGTCGATTACCTGGGTGTGGCCTTTGCCGACGAAGGTATCGCCCTGAGAAATGCAGGAATTACTATGCCCATCATGATTATGAATCCGGAAACGCCCAGTTTTTCAGCGATCATTAATTTTGGCCTCGAGCCGGAGATTTATTCCGTAAAGGAACTGCATGCTTTCCTGCGTGTTGCAGCACAACACAATGTCTCCGACTATCCGATCCACATCAAACTGGATACCGGGATGCACCGCCTTGGTTTTGAAGCAAAAGACCTGGACACGTTAATTGCTGTAATAAAGGATAATCCAAGGGTTAGCATCAAAAGTGTCTTATCCCATCTGGCCACCAGTGACGAACCGGAACAGCGTGATTTTACCCTGTCCCAGATCGCTCGCTTTGATTTGCTTTCCAGCCAATTGCTTTCAGCACTCCACATCCAACCCTTACGCCATATCCTGAATACTTCGGGAATCAGCAATTTCCCACACGGGCAATACGATATGGTCCGCCTGGGCATTGGGCTGTACGGGGTATCGAATGATGAGAATGAGACGAAATACCTCGAAAATGTAGGAACCCTAAAATCGGTCATTTCCCAGATCCGGACCATCGAAGCAGGCGAAAGTGTGGGCTACGGCCGGAAGTTTATCGCAAGTGCTACTACTGTCATTGCTACCATCCCAATTGGCTATGCTGATGGCATCCGCAGAAGCTGGGGCAATGAGGTCGGTTACCTAATCGTCAACCACCAAAAAGCACCTATTGTCGGGAACATCTGTATGGACATGCTGATGATTAATATCACCGGAATTGCATGCCATGAAGGGGATACGGTTACTATTTTTGGCGAAAATCCATCGGTAACAATAATGGCAAAAGCCCTGGGAACCATCCCTTATGAAATCCTGACCAGTATTTCGCAACGGGTAAAACGTGTTTTTTACAGAGAATAA
- a CDS encoding TonB-dependent receptor codes for MRYSLILLSLLFMGFTGVIQAQDTVLKGRITDEKNNPLPGTHIHAGKQLTETDANGNYSIPGLPSGPLDIEISYVGYSTITARLTMESTTVYDAKMQPEVAQLNAVVIKDTRLKSNETIPGQQLKGAVIEKYSGAALGDLLKEVSGVSSLKTGSTVVKPVINGLHSSRVLIVNNNVKMEDQEWGAEHAPNFDVNSAGSINVIKGASGLQYGGNAVGGVVVIEPQHIPVGDTLFGKTIINAQSNGRGGSISSSLMKGYKSGWNWSVLGTFKYLGDFQSPDYVLSNTGTRERNFTGGFGYKGQDYGFSGYYSYFNAAIGIARASHIGNISDLVRAINSQQPAYSNDFSYNINYPKQEIQHHLAKINFYKNFSGFGKLTAQYAFQMNERLEYDIRRGTNVDNAALDLNLKTHTANIDFETEANSNYLLKVGINGSSQVNFPDPATNVRPLIPDYTKVDFGSYAIGSYNANDNLILEAGIRYDYSNINAKKYYQKSRWTERGYDADFGNLIIGEANNQWLVNPKFTYNNFSGSLGAKYKINDQLDLFANASLASRNPNPSELFSDGLHHATGNIELGDLRLTKENAMKVSLTLSRKSDAFSFDINPYLNSIQNFTVLQPTTIEYTNRGAFPVWEYSQTNARLMGVDINTRWTYSEHFSQQSMFAYVYGKDLDNSKPLIDMPPANWTNTLIYQKNDWHNLVLSLRSESVFTQKRFPNNDFYADVITDGVSVPTLVRISQPPKGYTLLHFNSEIRFKTFEKTSISIGFNIQNIFNTNYRDYLNRQRLYTDEIGRNFALQLKFNY; via the coding sequence ATGCGATATTCACTTATCCTGCTAAGCCTCCTTTTTATGGGGTTTACAGGCGTGATCCAGGCCCAGGACACCGTCCTGAAAGGCAGGATTACTGACGAAAAAAATAATCCGCTTCCGGGGACTCATATCCACGCGGGCAAACAACTCACAGAAACCGACGCCAACGGAAATTACAGCATTCCCGGTTTACCATCCGGCCCACTGGACATTGAGATATCCTATGTAGGATATAGTACCATAACCGCAAGGCTCACCATGGAAAGCACTACGGTTTATGATGCTAAAATGCAGCCCGAAGTAGCCCAGCTAAATGCCGTGGTCATCAAAGACACCCGACTGAAAAGCAATGAAACTATTCCCGGGCAACAGTTAAAAGGAGCGGTTATCGAAAAATATTCCGGTGCTGCCCTGGGGGATCTCCTCAAAGAAGTCAGCGGCGTTTCTTCCCTAAAAACAGGAAGTACCGTGGTAAAGCCTGTGATTAACGGACTGCACAGTTCCCGCGTCCTGATCGTCAATAACAATGTTAAAATGGAAGACCAGGAATGGGGTGCAGAACACGCCCCTAATTTTGATGTCAATTCCGCGGGGAGCATCAACGTAATCAAAGGAGCCTCAGGACTGCAATATGGAGGCAATGCCGTAGGTGGTGTGGTGGTAATTGAACCGCAACACATTCCGGTGGGCGATACGCTATTTGGCAAAACCATCATCAACGCACAATCCAATGGCCGTGGCGGAAGTATCAGCAGCAGCCTGATGAAAGGCTATAAATCGGGATGGAACTGGAGTGTATTGGGGACTTTTAAATACCTGGGTGATTTCCAATCCCCGGACTATGTACTGTCAAATACCGGAACACGCGAACGCAACTTCACCGGCGGTTTTGGCTATAAAGGACAGGACTATGGTTTTTCGGGTTATTACAGCTACTTCAATGCAGCGATTGGAATTGCAAGGGCTTCACATATTGGAAACATCTCCGACCTCGTTCGTGCCATCAACAGTCAGCAACCGGCGTATAGTAATGACTTTTCGTATAATATCAATTATCCCAAACAGGAAATCCAGCACCATTTAGCCAAAATCAATTTTTACAAAAACTTTTCCGGCTTTGGAAAGCTGACGGCACAATATGCTTTTCAGATGAATGAAAGGCTGGAATATGATATCCGCAGGGGGACGAATGTGGATAATGCTGCCCTGGACCTCAACTTAAAGACCCACACGGCGAATATCGATTTTGAAACTGAAGCCAACAGCAACTACCTGCTGAAAGTAGGGATCAATGGTTCTTCACAGGTGAATTTCCCGGATCCTGCTACCAATGTCCGCCCTTTGATCCCGGATTATACAAAAGTAGATTTTGGGAGTTACGCTATTGGAAGTTACAATGCGAATGACAACCTGATCCTTGAGGCGGGTATCCGCTATGATTATTCCAATATCAATGCGAAAAAATACTACCAGAAATCCCGATGGACGGAACGCGGTTATGATGCGGACTTTGGCAACCTGATCATTGGCGAAGCTAACAATCAGTGGCTGGTCAATCCGAAATTTACTTATAACAATTTTTCCGGTTCGCTGGGGGCTAAGTATAAAATCAACGACCAGCTGGATTTGTTTGCCAATGCCAGCCTGGCGAGCCGTAATCCAAATCCGTCAGAGCTTTTTAGCGACGGGCTGCACCATGCTACCGGGAATATCGAATTGGGGGATTTGCGCCTGACCAAAGAAAATGCAATGAAAGTGTCCCTGACATTATCCCGGAAAAGTGATGCCTTCTCTTTTGATATCAATCCGTACCTCAACAGCATCCAGAATTTCACGGTATTACAGCCTACCACCATTGAATACACAAATCGTGGGGCATTCCCGGTTTGGGAATACAGCCAGACCAATGCCCGACTGATGGGTGTGGATATCAATACCCGATGGACCTATTCGGAACATTTCAGCCAGCAGTCTATGTTCGCCTATGTGTATGGCAAAGACCTGGACAACAGCAAGCCACTGATCGATATGCCGCCTGCCAACTGGACCAACACCCTGATCTACCAGAAAAATGACTGGCACAATTTGGTGCTGAGCCTGAGAAGCGAATCGGTTTTTACGCAAAAGCGCTTTCCAAATAATGATTTTTATGCCGATGTCATTACCGATGGGGTGAGTGTGCCCACCCTGGTCCGCATCAGCCAGCCTCCGAAAGGTTATACGCTGTTGCACTTCAATTCAGAAATACGCTTTAAAACCTTTGAAAAAACCAGTATAAGTATCGGTTTCAACATACAGAATATATTCAATACCAACTACCGGGATTACCTCAACCGACAACGATTATACACTGACGAAATCGGAAGAAATTTTGCCCTGCAATTAAAATTCAATTACTAA
- the mscL gene encoding large conductance mechanosensitive channel protein MscL gives MGMISEFKAFAIKGNVVDLAIGVIIGGAFGKIVNSLIEDIITPIILKPALEAAGAANIESWAPGGMLLGKFISAVISFIVIAFVLFMIVKGINTARKSEATTPAAPPAPTTEEKLLTEIRDLLKNKSL, from the coding sequence ATGGGAATGATTTCGGAATTTAAAGCCTTTGCTATAAAAGGCAATGTAGTCGATCTTGCGATCGGTGTAATTATTGGTGGTGCTTTTGGTAAAATTGTCAATTCGTTGATCGAAGATATCATCACACCAATTATTTTAAAACCTGCTTTAGAAGCTGCCGGTGCTGCAAATATTGAATCCTGGGCTCCAGGTGGAATGCTGCTCGGGAAATTCATTTCAGCTGTAATTTCATTTATCGTTATTGCTTTTGTCCTGTTTATGATTGTAAAAGGGATTAATACTGCCCGTAAAAGCGAAGCTACTACTCCAGCCGCTCCACCAGCTCCAACTACAGAAGAAAAATTATTGACAGAAATCCGCGATTTACTAAAAAACAAATCCCTTTAA
- a CDS encoding type 1 periplasmic binding fold superfamily protein, which produces MKKMKFLSMTLLATIVLSSCSNDDDNVPTVVNEEEVITTITATFTPVNGGAPIILRSYDADGDGPIAPVITVSGPFATGQAYHGAITLLNELETPAGNITEEVHEEGVDHQFFFQSAPSIGTFAYTDADANGRPIGLAFDYTASATAVSSNLTITLRHQPNKAAAGVANGDITNAAGETDIQILFSTVVQ; this is translated from the coding sequence ATGAAAAAAATGAAATTCCTATCCATGACCCTATTGGCAACCATCGTATTATCGTCTTGTAGTAATGATGATGACAATGTCCCTACAGTCGTTAATGAAGAAGAAGTAATCACGACCATTACTGCCACATTCACCCCGGTTAATGGAGGAGCACCGATCATATTAAGATCCTATGATGCCGACGGCGATGGCCCTATTGCCCCGGTAATTACAGTATCCGGCCCTTTCGCTACCGGACAGGCTTACCACGGTGCCATTACATTATTGAATGAACTGGAAACCCCTGCGGGTAACATTACTGAAGAAGTGCATGAAGAAGGTGTCGACCACCAGTTCTTTTTCCAGTCAGCACCAAGCATCGGTACCTTTGCGTATACGGACGCTGACGCTAACGGCAGACCTATTGGGCTTGCTTTTGATTATACTGCATCGGCTACAGCGGTGAGCAGCAACCTGACCATTACGCTAAGACACCAGCCCAACAAAGCTGCTGCAGGAGTAGCGAATGGTGACATCACCAATGCTGCCGGTGAAACAGACATCCAAATCCTGTTTTCAACTGTAGTACAATAA
- a CDS encoding prolyl oligopeptidase family serine peptidase, with the protein MNNLKYPETKKGATTDNYFGTTVKDPYRWLEDDRSAETAAWVKAENKVTFDYLEKIPFRNQIKERMEKLWNYEKISAPFKEGNYTYYYKNNGLQNQSVLYRKDKSGKEEVFLDPNTFSTDATTSLDGISFSKDGSLVAYSISEAGSDWRTVIFLDAVTKKMVGEKLLDVKFSGLSWKGNEGIFYSSYEKPEGSQLSAKTDQHKLFFHKLGTAQKGDKVIFGENEKRRYVGGGVTEDDHYLIISAANSTSGNELYIKDLTKPDSKIVTIIDNFNNDVDILDNRGSKLYIATNLNAPNKRIVTVDAANPKPENWKDFIAETENVLSPSTGAGYIFANYMKDAVSFVKQFDYDGKLVREIKLPGVGSAGGFGGKKEKKTLYYSFTNYITPGTIYSFDPKSGKSEVYQSPKVDFKSSEYESNQVFYTSKDGTKIPMIITHKKGLKLDGKNPTILYAYGGFNISLTPAFSVANTVWMENGGVYAVANLRGGGEYGKKWHDAGTKLQKQNVFDDFIAAAEYLIAKKYTSPNFLAIRGGSNGGLLVGATMTQRPDLFKVALPAVGVMDMLRYHTFTAGAGWAYDYGTAEDSKEMFEYLYKYSPVQNVKKGVQYPATLVTTGDHDDRVVPAHSFKFAAELQDKQTGPNPVLIRIETNAGHGAGKPVSKTIEEAADIQAFTLYNMGYTKLK; encoded by the coding sequence ATGAACAATTTGAAATATCCCGAAACCAAAAAGGGCGCTACAACCGATAATTATTTCGGAACCACCGTAAAAGATCCTTACCGTTGGCTTGAAGATGATCGCTCTGCAGAAACCGCAGCCTGGGTAAAAGCCGAAAATAAAGTCACTTTCGATTACCTCGAAAAAATTCCTTTCCGCAACCAGATCAAAGAACGTATGGAGAAACTGTGGAATTATGAAAAAATATCCGCACCATTCAAGGAAGGAAATTATACCTATTACTATAAAAATAACGGTCTTCAAAACCAATCCGTTTTGTACCGTAAAGACAAAAGCGGAAAAGAAGAAGTATTTTTAGATCCAAATACATTCTCTACAGATGCTACAACCTCTTTGGACGGCATTAGCTTTTCTAAAGATGGTTCCCTTGTCGCTTATTCGATTTCAGAAGCGGGAAGCGACTGGAGAACGGTCATATTCCTGGATGCCGTGACCAAGAAAATGGTGGGTGAAAAACTATTGGATGTAAAATTCAGCGGTTTGTCCTGGAAAGGAAACGAAGGTATTTTCTATTCCAGCTATGAAAAACCGGAAGGCAGCCAGCTATCCGCAAAAACCGATCAGCACAAATTGTTTTTCCACAAACTGGGTACCGCTCAAAAAGGAGACAAAGTTATTTTTGGGGAAAATGAAAAACGCCGTTATGTAGGTGGTGGCGTTACCGAAGATGATCATTACCTGATCATTTCTGCTGCCAATTCTACTTCCGGAAATGAGCTTTACATCAAAGACCTTACAAAACCTGACAGTAAGATTGTGACCATAATCGACAATTTCAATAATGATGTGGACATCTTAGATAACAGGGGTAGCAAATTGTACATTGCAACTAATCTTAATGCGCCTAATAAACGCATTGTTACAGTAGATGCTGCCAATCCAAAACCAGAAAACTGGAAAGATTTTATCGCTGAAACCGAAAATGTATTATCTCCTTCTACAGGTGCTGGCTATATCTTTGCCAATTATATGAAAGATGCCGTATCCTTTGTAAAACAATTTGATTACGATGGAAAACTGGTTCGTGAAATCAAACTTCCTGGTGTAGGTTCTGCAGGTGGTTTTGGCGGTAAAAAAGAGAAAAAAACATTGTACTACTCTTTTACGAATTACATCACGCCGGGAACAATTTATTCTTTTGATCCTAAAAGTGGAAAATCAGAAGTATACCAAAGCCCGAAAGTAGACTTCAAAAGCAGTGAGTATGAATCCAACCAGGTATTTTATACGTCCAAAGACGGTACTAAAATCCCAATGATCATTACCCATAAAAAAGGATTGAAATTAGATGGTAAAAATCCAACAATCCTGTATGCTTATGGTGGATTTAATATCAGCCTTACGCCAGCTTTCAGCGTTGCCAATACAGTATGGATGGAAAACGGTGGTGTGTATGCCGTAGCCAACCTTCGTGGTGGTGGTGAATACGGTAAAAAATGGCATGATGCGGGAACGAAATTACAGAAACAAAATGTTTTTGATGATTTTATCGCTGCTGCAGAATACCTGATTGCTAAAAAATATACTTCTCCTAACTTCCTGGCCATCCGTGGTGGATCGAATGGTGGCTTATTAGTAGGTGCTACAATGACCCAACGTCCTGACCTATTCAAAGTAGCATTACCAGCAGTGGGTGTTATGGATATGTTGCGTTACCATACTTTTACAGCCGGTGCCGGATGGGCTTATGACTATGGTACTGCAGAAGACTCCAAAGAGATGTTCGAATACCTGTATAAATATTCTCCGGTACAAAATGTCAAAAAAGGCGTTCAGTATCCAGCAACCTTAGTTACTACTGGTGACCATGATGACCGTGTTGTTCCGGCACACAGTTTCAAATTTGCTGCTGAGTTACAGGACAAACAAACAGGTCCTAACCCGGTACTGATCCGTATTGAAACCAATGCAGGTCACGGTGCAGGAAAACCAGTTTCCAAAACGATAGAAGAAGCGGCCGATATCCAGGCATTCACCCTATACAATATGGGCTATACGAAACTAAAATAA